The Drosophila biarmipes strain raj3 chromosome 2L, RU_DBia_V1.1, whole genome shotgun sequence genome has a window encoding:
- the LOC108033825 gene encoding protein grindelwald, with protein MSARKMSALSLSVGGIPLIPSFSLVAAANGGSKDCHGMVCHPVNEFCYVVTENCHPCTSVCNNQTHNYDETLCLKECSAYNTFEPLKAEMLDIQHTQRLIIILLTILLVLIAIRYVFQFLRWMVGNWCFQKLMRRLQKKAYPHPVTENGKDLNATTIQNMNAINRHGSDLERAQSQIYSVAGVAEGSVVTMTTPVSTRYPAENSTTPTTVMTDIGYGYDNQAMVVTPISEKPSTTTAPVAF; from the exons ATGTCGGCCAGAAAAATGAGTGCCCTATCGCTGTCCGTTGGCGGGATACCTCTGATACCAAGCTTTTCCCTGGTGGCAGCGGCCAACGGAGGCAGTAAGGACTGCCACGGAATGGTTTGCCATCCGGTGAATGAATTTTGCTATGTTGTAACGGAGAATTGTCACCCTTGCACCTCGGTCTGCAACAATCAAACCCACAACTACGATGAGACATTGTGCCTAAAGGAATGCTCAG CTTACAATACATTCGAGCCGCTGAAGGCGGAGATGCTAGACATCCAACACACCCAACGTTTGATCATTATTTTGCTGACCATCCTACTCGTCCTGATCGCCATTCGCTATGTCTTCCAATTCCTTCGATGGATGGTAGGCAACTGGTGCTTCCAGAAGCTAATGCGCCGTCTGCAAAAAAAGGCCTATCCTCACCCGGTGACGGAGAATGGGAAGGACCTCAACGCCACCACCATCCAGAACATGAATGCCATCAACCGCCATGGCAGCGACCTTGAGAGGGCGCAATCGCAGATCTACAGTGTGGCAG GTGTCGCCGAGGGTTCCGTTGTGACCATGACAACGCCGGTGAGCACTCGCTATCCGGCGGAGAACAGTACCACGCCCACTACGGTTATGACGGACATCGGCTATGGTTACGACAATCAGGCCATGGTCGTAACGCCGATTTCCGAGAAACCCTCAACGACGACAGCTCCCGTCGCTTTCTAA